A stretch of Enterobacter cloacae complex sp. ECNIH7 DNA encodes these proteins:
- the zitB gene encoding CDF family zinc transporter ZitB, protein MAHSHSHSHSPGNDNAKRLMLAFGVTATFMVIEVIGGLISGSLALLADAGHMLTDAAALLFALLAVQFARRPPNARHTFGWLRLTTLAAFVNAIALVVITVLIVWEAVQRFRHPQPIAGTTMMVIAVAGLLANILAFWILHRGSGEKNLNVRAAALHVLGDLLGSVGAIVAALVILYTGWTPVDPILSVLVSCLVLRSAWRLLKESVNELLEGAPTSMDIEELKRNLRRSVPEVRNVHHVHVWLVGEKPVMTLHVQVIPPHDHDALLERIQHFLEHHYEIGHATIQMEYQPCNGPDCHLNEAQSGHSHQHHH, encoded by the coding sequence ATGGCGCACTCCCATTCCCACTCACACTCTCCCGGCAACGATAACGCTAAACGACTGATGCTGGCCTTTGGCGTCACGGCAACGTTTATGGTTATCGAGGTCATTGGCGGCCTGATTTCCGGCTCTCTGGCGCTACTGGCTGATGCCGGACACATGCTGACCGATGCCGCAGCGCTGCTCTTCGCCCTCCTGGCGGTACAGTTTGCGCGTCGTCCTCCCAATGCGCGCCATACCTTCGGCTGGCTGAGGCTGACAACCCTTGCCGCGTTTGTGAACGCTATTGCGCTGGTGGTCATCACCGTTCTTATCGTCTGGGAGGCCGTACAGCGCTTCAGACACCCGCAGCCAATCGCCGGGACAACAATGATGGTGATTGCCGTGGCGGGACTGCTCGCAAATATCCTGGCCTTCTGGATTCTGCACCGCGGCAGCGGAGAAAAGAACCTCAACGTGCGCGCTGCGGCTCTGCATGTCCTGGGTGATTTGCTCGGCTCAGTCGGGGCGATCGTCGCCGCGCTGGTGATCCTCTATACCGGCTGGACGCCTGTCGATCCGATTCTGTCCGTGCTGGTGTCATGTCTGGTCTTGCGCAGCGCCTGGCGACTGCTGAAGGAGAGCGTGAATGAACTGCTTGAAGGGGCACCGACATCTATGGATATTGAAGAGCTGAAGCGCAACCTGCGCCGTTCAGTTCCGGAAGTACGCAACGTTCATCACGTGCACGTCTGGCTGGTGGGGGAAAAACCGGTCATGACGCTGCACGTCCAGGTGATCCCGCCTCACGACCACGATGCGCTGCTTGAGCGCATCCAGCATTTTCTTGAACATCACTACGAAATTGGCCACGCCACCATCCAGATGGAATATCAGCCCTGTAACGGGCCAGACTGCCACCTTAACGAGGCGCAGTCCGGACATTCACATCAGCATCACCACTAG
- the aroG gene encoding 3-deoxy-7-phosphoheptulonate synthase AroG: protein MNYQNDDLRIKEINELLPPVALLEKFPATENAANTVSHARKAIHKILKGNDDRLLVVIGPCSIHDPAAAKEYAARLLTLREELKDELEIVMRVYFEKPRTTVGWKGLINDPHMDNSFQINDGLRIARKLLLEINDSGLPAAGEFLDMITPQYLADLMSWGAIGARTTESQVHRELASGLSCPVGFKNGTDGTIKVAIDAINAAGAPHCFLSVTKWGHSAIVNTSGNGDCHIILRGGKEPNYSAKHVAEVKVGLEKAGLPPQVMIDFSHANSSKQFKKQMEVGADVCQQIAGGERAVIGVMIESHLVEGNQNLEGSEPLVYGKSVTDACIGWDDTDAILRQLANAVKARRG from the coding sequence ATGAATTATCAGAACGACGATTTACGCATTAAAGAGATCAATGAGTTATTACCTCCTGTAGCGCTCCTTGAGAAATTCCCCGCCACTGAAAATGCCGCAAACACGGTTTCTCATGCTCGTAAAGCGATCCATAAGATCCTGAAAGGTAATGACGATCGTCTTCTGGTGGTGATTGGCCCGTGCTCCATTCACGATCCTGCAGCTGCGAAAGAGTACGCAGCCCGTCTGCTCACTCTGCGTGAAGAGCTGAAGGACGAGCTTGAAATCGTAATGCGCGTCTATTTTGAAAAACCGCGCACCACCGTGGGCTGGAAAGGGCTGATTAACGATCCGCATATGGATAACAGCTTCCAGATCAACGACGGTCTGCGCATTGCGCGCAAGCTGCTGCTGGAGATCAACGACAGCGGCCTGCCTGCTGCCGGTGAATTCCTGGACATGATTACGCCACAATACCTGGCAGACCTGATGAGCTGGGGCGCAATTGGTGCGCGCACGACTGAATCTCAGGTTCACCGCGAGCTGGCGTCCGGTCTCTCTTGCCCGGTGGGTTTCAAAAACGGCACTGACGGCACCATTAAGGTGGCTATCGACGCCATCAACGCAGCGGGTGCGCCGCACTGCTTCCTGTCCGTAACCAAATGGGGCCATTCCGCCATCGTTAACACCAGCGGGAACGGCGACTGCCATATCATTCTGCGCGGCGGCAAAGAGCCGAACTACAGCGCGAAACACGTGGCAGAAGTGAAGGTCGGGCTGGAAAAAGCCGGGCTGCCACCGCAGGTGATGATCGATTTCAGCCATGCCAACTCCAGCAAGCAGTTTAAAAAGCAGATGGAAGTGGGTGCAGACGTCTGCCAGCAGATTGCCGGCGGTGAGAGGGCGGTGATTGGGGTGATGATCGAAAGCCATCTGGTTGAAGGTAACCAGAACCTGGAAGGCAGCGAGCCGCTGGTGTATGGCAAAAGCGTCACCGATGCCTGCATTGGCTGGGACGATACCGATGCTATCCTACGTCAGCTGGCGAATGCGGTAAAAGCGCGTCGCGGCTGA
- the gpmA gene encoding 2,3-diphosphoglycerate-dependent phosphoglycerate mutase — protein MAITKLVLVRHGESQWNNENRFTGWYDVDLSEKGVSEAKAAGKLLKEEGFSFDFAYTSVLKRAIHTLWNVLDELDQAWLPVEKSWKLNERHYGALQGLNKAETAEKYGDEQVKQWRRGFAITPPELTKDDERYPGHDPRYAKLTDAELPTTESLALTIDRVVPYWNETILPRLKSGERVIIAAHGNSLRALVKYLDNMGEDEILELNIPTGVPLVYEFDENFKPIKHYYLGNAEEIAAKAAAVANQGKAK, from the coding sequence ATGGCTATTACTAAGCTGGTTCTGGTGCGTCACGGCGAAAGCCAGTGGAACAACGAAAACCGCTTTACCGGTTGGTACGACGTTGATCTGTCTGAGAAAGGCGTAAGCGAAGCAAAAGCAGCAGGTAAACTGCTGAAGGAAGAAGGCTTCAGCTTTGATTTTGCTTACACCTCTGTGCTGAAACGTGCCATCCACACCCTGTGGAACGTGCTGGACGAACTGGATCAGGCCTGGCTGCCGGTTGAGAAGTCCTGGAAACTGAACGAACGTCACTACGGTGCGCTGCAGGGCCTGAACAAAGCGGAAACCGCTGAGAAATATGGCGACGAGCAGGTTAAACAGTGGCGTCGCGGCTTCGCAATCACCCCACCAGAGCTGACCAAAGATGACGAGCGCTACCCGGGCCACGATCCGCGTTACGCGAAGCTGACCGACGCTGAGCTGCCAACCACCGAAAGCCTGGCGCTGACCATCGACCGCGTTGTGCCTTACTGGAACGAAACCATTCTGCCACGCCTGAAAAGCGGCGAGCGCGTGATCATCGCGGCTCACGGTAACTCCCTGCGTGCGCTGGTGAAATACCTGGACAACATGGGTGAAGACGAAATCCTCGAACTGAACATCCCAACTGGCGTACCGCTGGTGTATGAGTTCGACGAAAACTTCAAGCCAATCAAACACTACTATCTGGGTAACGCAGAAGAGATCGCGGCGAAAGCAGCGGCTGTCGCGAACCAGGGTAAAGCGAAGTAA
- a CDS encoding protein YbgS → MKMTKLATLFLTATLTLASGSVLAAETGTSDSNGDANAAAAAGQPAPDAKQNIAPNNVDNSQINTGNTNTGGTMLHPNSSGAGTMNHDNMSSDEVHKNSMCKDGKCPDPNDKVGNDANTKTDGTTQ, encoded by the coding sequence ATGAAAATGACTAAACTGGCAACCCTCTTCCTGACCGCCACACTCACTCTGGCAAGCGGCAGCGTCCTGGCCGCGGAAACGGGCACATCCGATAGCAACGGGGATGCCAATGCCGCTGCGGCAGCAGGCCAGCCCGCCCCTGATGCGAAACAGAACATCGCCCCGAATAATGTCGACAACAGCCAGATCAATACCGGTAACACCAACACCGGCGGCACTATGCTGCATCCCAACAGCAGCGGTGCCGGCACCATGAATCATGACAATATGAGTTCGGATGAGGTTCATAAGAACTCAATGTGTAAGGACGGCAAATGCCCCGATCCTAATGATAAAGTAGGGAACGACGCGAATACCAAAACCGATGGCACAACCCAGTAA
- the galM gene encoding galactose-1-epimerase yields the protein MLNETPTLAPDGLPYRLLTLRNRAGMVVTVMDWGATLLSARVPMPDGCVRETLLGCASPEQYVNQSAYLGASVGRYANRIAKSRFELDGVQYTLLPSQGENQLHGGPDGFDKRRWKIVRQNDGEVLFSLDSPDGDQGFPGNLVASARFTLTDDNRIAIEYRAMVDRPCPVNLTNHAYFNLDGSQCDVRNHKLQIQADAYLPVDEMGIPYQGLKDVSGTSFDFRSAKSIAQDFMSDDDQRKVKGYDHAFLLQAKGDVKQPAAQVWSADEKLQMTVYTTAPALQFYSGNYLGGTTAREHDEYSDWQGLALESEFLPDSPNHPEWPQPDCVLRPSEEYVSVTEYHFIPH from the coding sequence GTGCTAAACGAAACACCTACCCTTGCACCGGATGGTCTGCCGTATCGCCTGTTAACCCTGCGCAATCGCGCGGGGATGGTCGTTACGGTGATGGACTGGGGGGCAACCCTTCTTTCTGCCCGCGTACCGATGCCGGACGGCTGCGTGCGCGAGACTCTGCTCGGCTGCGCCTCGCCTGAGCAGTACGTCAATCAGTCCGCCTATCTGGGCGCGTCCGTTGGTCGCTATGCTAACCGCATCGCGAAAAGCCGCTTTGAACTCGACGGCGTGCAGTACACCCTGCTTCCAAGCCAGGGTGAGAACCAGCTGCACGGCGGACCGGACGGGTTTGATAAACGCCGCTGGAAGATTGTTCGTCAAAACGATGGCGAAGTGCTGTTCTCGCTGGATTCGCCTGATGGCGATCAGGGCTTTCCGGGGAACCTTGTCGCGTCCGCGCGCTTTACGCTGACCGACGACAACCGTATCGCCATCGAATACCGTGCGATGGTCGACAGGCCGTGTCCGGTCAACCTGACCAATCACGCGTATTTCAACCTGGACGGTAGCCAGTGCGACGTGCGTAACCATAAGCTGCAGATCCAGGCGGATGCGTATCTGCCGGTTGACGAGATGGGCATTCCGTATCAGGGCCTCAAAGACGTGAGCGGCACCAGCTTTGACTTCCGCAGCGCGAAGTCCATCGCCCAGGATTTCATGAGCGATGACGATCAGCGCAAGGTGAAAGGCTACGATCACGCTTTCCTGCTGCAGGCCAAAGGCGATGTGAAACAGCCTGCCGCGCAGGTCTGGTCTGCGGATGAGAAACTGCAGATGACGGTTTATACCACCGCCCCCGCCCTGCAGTTTTACTCAGGCAACTACCTCGGAGGCACGACGGCGCGCGAACACGATGAGTACAGCGACTGGCAAGGCCTGGCGCTGGAGAGCGAGTTCCTGCCGGACAGCCCGAACCATCCTGAATGGCCACAGCCGGACTGCGTGTTGCGCCCGAGTGAAGAGTACGTGAGCGTGACGGAATATCATTTTATTCCACATTAA